From the Bradysia coprophila strain Holo2 chromosome X unlocalized genomic scaffold, BU_Bcop_v1 contig_12, whole genome shotgun sequence genome, the window TTTTTGCGCTAATTCCAATTGATGATTGTCCATTAATTTCTCGTTGACCACAACGATAAGTGGTTTTCCAGCATTCAGCACTTCGATACAACTACCAGCACCCGCATGACTTATCACCAAATCGGCTGATTTCACATCCGGCAATATTGTTGGCTTCAAGGCGTAAACCTCAATTTCGAATTCCTTAGACAATAGCTGAACTGCTTGATCATCAATTTTTCCCTGGCCAATTTGCATGGTGATTTTCTTGCATTTGAATTTGTGAAATGATTGGATGATCTCTTCAGTTAATATCGTTTGGATTAGAGCATCGAATTGGGTTGTACCGACGGTaatgaatatattttcaaatatcatTTTGCGGTGGAATGCGAAAGTTTAAAGCGTAGTTTTTGagtttcttttgtaaataaacACCAAGGcacacaaacgaccatttgacataaatatatttttcccaTACTTGACATTTATATGTCAaagtttaagaaaaaaaaaatcaactggGAACATTGCCTGTAGAAATGTAGGTGCATTGTAGTaccaaatttgaatattttttaaaaattataaaaattccatcaAAGTCTTTCAGTGAAAAATCAAACAGTCTAAGGTGCAGAGGTCATGAATAATAAAGACGTTCAAGACAAATGACATTCATTGAGTTTAATGTTCGTGACGTAACTCTTAAAGAcatataaaaattgtaacttGTTGAGATTTCCTAATCCTAGTACATATGTACGTTACCCTAGTATGGTACGGAACCGTACTGTTACTGTTGTTTCTACTAAGGAACTTATATcccaattcacgccgtaagtgcggtcgaaattcaaaatggaaagtgcggaggtctttctaacgtagcgtcattttcatacaaggaagcgttgaatagtattttgcataacaaggggccccgagtgatgcatactattttttatgccaaatactgcggaagatttgtattttcggtccgaaacaaaacataattttaattaaactgttgagttatcaacaaaatttgctgtagaaacaccaaaatgccgaaaagcgcgggtataaaaataaaaacaatttaacaaatgaaattactgtaaacatacattcacttgctcacaaaacatttggctatcgtcaacacaacactacactcaatgcgtactttcaatcaagtgaacatgtgttttcgagacatatgaggaccgaaagtaaaattatgacagtgacatttactttcggcccgcaaatacgcaagcccacgggcgaaagtaaaatgatgacagtgacatttactttcggcccaaggcctgaattaaaaattaaatattttttatgccaaatactgcgaaagtttgtattttcggtcctcaaatggtgaccgaaattaaaaaaattcaggccttgggccgaaagtaaatgtcactgtcatcattttactttcggtcctcatatGTCACGAAAGcacatgttcacttgattgaaagtacgcattgagtgtagtgttgtgttgacgataACCAAATGTTTTATTAGCAAGTGAATGTGTgtttaatgtaattttatctgttaaatcatttttatttttataccaggAGGgttgccgccccctggacccccgcgcttttcgtcattttacagtttttacatcaaattttgttgagaaCTCAAcagtttcattaaatttatgttttgtttcggaccaaaaatacaaatcttccgcagtatttggcataaaaaatatttaatttttaattcaggcttgcctgcggcgcgggctgcaaacttcacacgtttgaatttttttactttcgccccttgttatgcaaaatactattctgttttgtatctgttttggacgattgattttaggcactttcgcatgtagccctcatgGCTTTATTCCGCGCGCTTTCTGAGAACGTAACTTACGTTACACATTCATATATTCTTTCCGCATAAACGTTCTTTATTGACAAAacgttgtattgctttgaatgaccaaaattgttgaaaaaatttcttttattcaacgaacgTTCTCTCTGTTTGCTTAAGaggaatctacacatggctgaattgttgcctacattgggtggcaaaattattattattttgacgataattttggactcgcatccttttcggaaaaagtacgaccatcgtttggtgttaataTCTGTTACCTTTCAGTAAACATTTTAATGTctgtggtgatgtaacctcagtgagagaaaactcaaaatatgtgtcaattttcgtgacATATTGAGTTATCTCGGAGCTTCCGTTTTACGTCTACGTATTACCAGTCTATATCTACTtacccaagtagcatttcataACCGCGGTTGGAAAATGTCTTATTCGTTgcaaactttttcgttgtccAACGATTAtgtaacgaataagttatgctcaaaataacttattcgttataTAACCGTTTCACAACTAATTCgttatcattcaatttttaacgaattagTGGTGCAACCGTTAATAAACGAATAAGTGAATAGATAATTTTTGCCAAAAACTTATTCGTCAATTAACCGTTATGCAACCAATAAGTTGAGGAAATCTCTTTCACTAATTCGTCGTAAAACGGTTGAGCAACTAATGCATTTGCAAATTTGCGTCAGTTGGAATCAAGATGTCATGCTAAAAAGTTCGCTCGGAATATATACCTATCTATGAGACACTTTTTATGCTTTAGTGTTTCAGTTTTCATACGATGTCACTATgtgaaacaatgaaatttgaagaatgtttGTGCTGAAAATTGTGAATACTTTGTGAATTGTCGTATTTTTCTAACTTATTGCCAATTcgtaaatcaacattttattgatcaatttcaCTAGTTTTGTTTGCCACTGTTGTCGACGTTAGGTTTCTTTATGTTATTTGTTAGGTCTCTTTATATTGATGGATAAAACTTTGTTGAATTGGCATTAAGACAATACGGTGCTAATTATCAAAGATGTAGAAAAACGAGTGGAAAAACGTGTGACTGACTGAATTGTTGACTAAAATCGAACCGTGAATAAAATAAGAACAATTCACGTTACTTTATTTACGCACCAAATGAtgaatgataataaataataaaaaaaatcagttgaaTTGCTGTGCATAAAAACATCTTTTCAGTGCATAAATAATGTAAATTGATTTACGAATATTgcacatacaattttccagaTAAAACGTGTTCTTGAAAGTGTAGCTATAAGCTGAATTTAATGATAAACGAAAAAGTTGTGAAACGGTAGTACAACTAATAAGTAAGACGGTATCGAATTTTCAAATGTGATTTATAAGTCCTACGTCGGTCATACAACCGTTTTACAACTTTAACCAATTCGTTGTATAACCGTCTTACAACCAATTCGTTACTAGAATCTTACAACTTTCGCAACTGGGCAAAAACCGTTGCACAACCGTTATTGcaacgttgtagcaacgttgcgacaactaattagttattttgggttatcttcaaataatttataacCGCGGTGTAATAACAGTTGCACAACCGAATTTTAACCGTTGAATGCTACTTGGGTAGTCTATGGTTGCAACACTAAATTGTTCTATGTTCACAAAACTTTGTTTTACAATGCCTTTTTGGGTGGAAGCCTAACCATCCGGGTCTTTCATCAAATGGCACAAAACCCAAGATTGAGTCCCCAAGACTGGCTCAAACTAACGACATTACAATGAGGAAACATGGGAATCCGAAGTATTTAGTGAAACACTTTACAGCGTGTAACACTACAGAAATTCTTGATAGCAGCATTAGGGGTAATGAAACGGTAGCTCTCTAGCCTAGCTAATAAGATACATCAAAAAACTAGATGGACTCTCTGCACATAAAAAGATAATAAATAAACCCTAATCTAAATCAGGATACACTGACCTAATAAACCTTTTTCTCTTTTGGCAAGAGAATTTCGAATGTCACTAACGAGAAGAGAGCTACGCTTTTCCTTCGGCAGAGAATATCCATAGACATTCAACGTGGAAATTCAGCTTCTGTGCTCGAAACATTGCCGTCAACCCAAGCATTGGACGAGGTTTATTATCTTCTTtcgaatgagaataaaaaccGATAGTTTGTTTTCCTCTGATTCTCTTGAATCAGGCCAGTTTCTatggttctggataaatagaGTGGAATTGGGTGGAATTTGTGGCACGTACAGATACAAAttttggattaattttaacatatgttgaataaaaaacctttttctcTGGATTTCGttatttcattattgaaatttatttttccgttACCGAGCACGTTTGTGTAACTATTTCATTCTTAGAAATAAGTTAACAAGTTTTGGTTGAATGAAAAAgagctgaagaaaattcatgtcTGAATTTCACTGACTGCGACTGTTGCAGcgaaaaattctaaatcattttagattttattcaGTACAGTTATACTCGAACGGATGGACggaattttttatggattCATTAGTAATATGCATTGTCTATTACGCACAAATTTCGCCCTTACCGACTGCCTCGAACACTGTCAGTTCTGAACGGCATGACAAACCTTATAGTCACTAGAATTTCGTAAGGGGCTATAAACTTGTCAAATTTACTATTAGGAAATAATCGCCTTGGATTGGCAatctgacatctagtgcgataatatacctccATACtattcttgttacataaataactatttttttacCAGACTGGAATACCATATATATGCATAACGGCCCATTAAAAAACTACGAGTTGAAACCTCTGTTCTATTCTTACAGGTGTCGCAGACAAAAAATGTTCGtatcaatttaaaatgttaagaTGCCTCAACAGCGGTACTAAGGGTAGTGCTAAAATATGATTTTGAATCAATTCCAATACTGATACAGACTCAGTCTATCTTAATATTGATTCATCATGTCCAGTTTTAGCAAACTGTTTTATTTAATagtaaattaatggaaaatatttctgtgtTTGCCTTTTTGCTAGAACTATTGCAATTTACGCTTCTACACCACCCTCCATCATCCGATACAATTCATAATGTCATTACGGATCCACACTTGTTCTTAATGCAGTACATTATTTAGCAAAATCATATAGTGATAGTTACGTATACGTATATTTAGTATACGAGATGCAACGATAGCCTCTCATATAtgagtttcaatttttcttttctttccaAACATTCTGAGTATATGGCGAATTCTATATAGCAATCGACAAAATGTAACGTGGTAACGGCAATAACACTCTCTAAAATCGAAATGGTGTATACCGATGTACCATTTTGATAGAATTCTgttttttatcaagttgattTTACATATCAGCACCGTATGGTGTagcgtttaaattaaattaattatgctataccataccataccatcTCGATGCGATCGTCTTCCTTCGCCAATATTCGCAATTTCAGTAAGGCTTTCTTAATTTaacttgaattaaattaataatttctgcaaaataaattaatttagattACATCTAATTAATAAtctaataatttttcgatagGTGGTGTCCAgccgaaattaaaattcaaaataaatattaaagtGATTCGAACTGAACCGATTGTTTCTCCATTTcatgtaacaaatttaaagaatttgctGAACGCCTGTAACATGGTTCACAATAGAATTCTGAGTATACAGAACACCGCGTATAGCTACAACGCGTATTATACCAAAAATCTTGGTTCACAGACATTTCATTCATGATCAGTCTCTGTTGTCAGTCGTATGATTCGGTCGCACACAACCGACACTATGCGTAATCGTACCAATGTAAATTATTGTGCGTTACTTCGTTTTTAGAAATGTGTTTCATTTTGTGAcggttaaacaaaatttcaaaataaaaacaattttttgttgctctTTAATTTCGGAAAGGATGGATTACAGCAAATGAAACGATTTGCTGATCATTTCaagtgaaaaataattgttccgataaaaccgaaattatttctatcactcaaaacattttattggagTATCACGGGCACACAACTATAACTAAAAATAAgccaatttaaatttgaagtgatttaatttacatttatcTGATTAAATAAAATAGCGGCATGTGCTTGGCTCGTTTGTTGttgcatatttttgtgttaaaaaagtgatgaaagaatcaaaaaaaaatatttcgaaaaaattcttaTCAATTAATTGCACATAGGTAAAAAGTACTTCTATCATTTTGGAATTAAGTATAGTTGTTATACATATAGATACCTACCCCTCAAGACATTTaccaaaagtaaacaaaagcaTTCAATTTAGATCAATTTATTCATGAAAGCAAACAGTTTCGATGAAATTATCATTAGATATGTACAACTTTCTCTGTGTGACGTAAACCGTTTTCTACCTTCCCTTTCAACAGTTATTACAATTGCGCTTCCACATATATTTGCAAAGTTTCGTAATTATTTCATTGGCAGCCAGAATCTATAATTGGGTTCATTGGTGACAAAACATTTGTTCGAATTTCTACACTCTTTACATGTTAGGGTAATGGAAACGTTTCGGGATGATTTTACGTTGCGCAAAAACGTTACGAAAACATTTGAATCTTTTTatccaaacaaatattttttaacagaATGCTAACTTTACCACTCTGCCATGTTATTATTCCTATTAGAATCAATGTTTTCTCAACCATCAAATGGAGAGATAGTGCTTTTGATAATGTAGTCAGATTTTTTGgcccaattttttctttagaaaatttatagagtaATATACTCCGGCGCAGCTATAGCCAGAGCCTCtttatagtacattactatgcaagggaagtaaagtgatatctcgtatccagatgagtaaaagtaaccgagggctttagcccgaggtacatttactcatcgtgatacgagatatcactttatttcccgtgtgtagtataacgttttcctatgcgagtgatgtaaaggctattgcctatacatgtaacagccttattacatgcaccagcataggaaatagatttttttagtACAGAATGccattctaaatttttattattttagttTCTCTTATTTTACTTACtactctcatttctccatatactcgttatggaaaaatgagagaagttggagaaataagaaagttataGAACGACGGTAGTTCTAAATCTTCATGGCTGCATGGctcgaaattttttagaaaatttagatttGTTTCGAGtcttcaagaaatatttctgtaaatttctacgaattctacaaaatttaatagtcatttacatgactagggataaaaaagtgaaaagtaaagttttcgtgtgaatttcaTTGATCCgcggcgaagccgaggtcaataaacgcacgaaaacaagacttttcacttttattcagAGTAATGGAATGCTGAGACATGCTGAGAAATGTTTAAGATTCgtagaaattttagaatttctttaatttgtaGAATATAGGCTTAGGCTCTGACTACAGCTGACggtattaaaatttaataaaaaatgtagtgaGAGATTctaatgtttgaaaaaaagaatgtttaccaatacagtgaacgacatctcaaatgtctcactgtcatttttttcagagaatgtcattgtgaatttgcaatgacacaataaaattctcagaaaaatttgacagtgagacatttgagatgtcgttcactgtaaatgAAAAGTCGGAATTTTAGACGtcaattaattgttttaaatttcaactaTAATGAAGATAATAGTGAGTGACTCTAGTCCCGGACTGTGGCTCCTAGTCCCGGACTTGACATACTGCTCTATCTAGCAAATGTTTTTCTGCAATTCAGAgacataatcatcacctttccataaTTAACTGTataattttatgcaaatgtATCTCCGAAGCTCCCGTCTCTTATTGACAATCTGACACCTAGTGTGAAACTTGGTATATAAATAGCTAATTTCGTTTAACCATCTGAGTCAGGGActattttcaggaaaatctttttctcatattttctaatattttttttcaaatttttccatatttcctaaaattttcccGTTTTTCCCAAAGTTACTAAAAATTGCCCCTGACAATGGTGTCTTAAATATTGTATGGGACACTAACTCTCTACTACACtgttaacattcattttaatgCATGCCATataaaatactaaaattaaaaagtttgctTAGTGCGAATCGATTCATAAAGTCGTACTTTGtcttaattatttgtttaatgCTAAATTGAGGTTACATCTTCACCAGCAAtgtcataaaaattgaattccataaattaagcttttccattttaaaattatttatcaaaattattaaaatatttgtttcatgTTTGtctggttttttttaatttttttttttatttcaaactaCTGTAACTCATTCCATTCAATGATAAAACAATAAGCCTGCATATAATCCAGAAATCTATGGATTCAgaatataaaaagttttttttaattgcccATAGTAATTTAACCGTTTTATTTCTATAGAGCAAAATACTGTCTGCTGGTTAGTTAATTACTAAGAACAAAGATGTGTGTGGTCATATAgtgcatttttgaaacgttCTTATTGTGGTT encodes:
- the LOC119067547 gene encoding UDP-N-acetylglucosamine transferase subunit ALG13 homolog, which codes for MIFENIFITVGTTQFDALIQTILTEEIIQSFHKFKCKKITMQIGQGKIDDQAVQLLSKEFEIEVYALKPTILPDVKSADLVISHAGAGSCIEVLNAGKPLIVVVNEKLMDNHQLELAQKLSSDGYLFYCVPQTLATTLDGMDVTELKPYPKGNAKGFVKYLDEWMGFA